One genomic segment of Cydia splendana chromosome 5, ilCydSple1.2, whole genome shotgun sequence includes these proteins:
- the LOC134790348 gene encoding small ribosomal subunit protein eS19A-like yields the protein MRSVTLKDVEQDKVVKTVAAHLKKTGKVKVPEHMDLVKTARFKELAPYDPDWFYVRCAAILRHIYIRSPVGVKTVTKIFGGRKRNP from the coding sequence ATGCGTTCCGTTACGCTTAAGGATGTTGAACAAGACAAGGTCGTCAAGACCGTCGCTGCCCACTTGAAAAAGACGGGCAAGGTCAAGGTCCCAGAACACATGGACCTTGTGAAGACCGCTCGCTTCAAGGAGCTGGCTCCCTACGACCCCGACTGGTTCTACGTACGCTGTGCCGCCATCCTGCGTCACATCTACATCCGCTCCCCCGTCGGAGTCAAGACCGTCACCAAGATCTTTGGTGGCCGCAAACGTAATCCTTAA